In Bradyrhizobium sp. 170, the DNA window GTGGTCTCGCGCGCTTGCGCGATCAGCTCCCCATTGGTCATCGATTGGACGTCGATGGTTGTCGGATCCTGTGTGAAGTCCAACCCGTCGGACACAGGTTCGGCTGGTGCCTCCGCTTCGGAACTAGACGTCTGGGCGTCGCCTTCAGGCATGCTATCGGGATCGCAGACCAGAGGCGCTTCGCTTGAGACTTGATCGGTCCCGGGCGGACCTTCGCGGTTGACACTTGCTGCCGGCGCGGTGCGCGGCGCTGCGGCATCGGGCTCGCCGCCGAGCACTTTCGGCGCCAGCGTCCGTGCCTCGGCTTCGGATGCTTCATGGCCTCCGCTCACCGGCGCCGCGCCCGCGCCAAAGGCGGCATATTGGCCGGCATGGACCAGTTCGTGCCCGAGAAGATCGCGGCCACTGCCCTCATCCGGCGCGTAGAGATCCGGGCGAACGAAAATGTGGTTTTGCCACTGTGCAGCGCGCGCGTTGGTGAATCGGGTAAACGCGCCGGCGCCGGAATCGCGGTGCAGCCTGACATCGTCGAGCGGAAGTCCGAGCGATTGCTCGGCAGGTGCGCGCAAGTGTGTGGGAAGCGCTTCGCCTGGTCCCTGTCGCTCCGCGGCGCGGGACATCGTCTCGGTATCGTGCGTCACCGGCGCGGCCGGAGCCCTGACCTTGCGGCGGGATGACCCCTCGGCTCCGGCGGCGGCGCTCATTCTGCCGCCTCGCGTGCAACCGGTTGATCCATCAGCGCGCGATAGCGGCCGAACTCGGCGAGGGCAGGCACGCGGCCATGTTTCGCGAGTTGCCGCGACACCGAACGCAGCAGCAGCGCCATATCGATCGCTGTGCCAAGCCGTGCGGCGCGGAACGCGGCATCGAGAGTGACGGAGCGGATATCGCCGCCGGTGAAGGTGAACTGGCGCGCGAGGAAGGCGATGTCGATGTCGTCACCGAGCGGAGCTTCTGATGGCAGCGAACGCCGCCAGATTTCGGTGCGCAGCGACGCGTCGGGGACCGGAAATTCGATCACGAAATCGAGCCGGCGCAGGAAGGCCTGGTCGATATTGGCGGCGATGTTGGAAGCCAGGATCACCGGGCCGTCATGATCTTCCAGGCGCTGCAGCAGATAGGCTGTTTCGATATTGGCGTAACGGTCATGCGCGTCCTTGACCTCGCTCCTTGTGCCGAAGATGGCGTCGGCTTCGTCAAACAGGATCGCGACGTCGGAGGCGCGCGCGGCGCTGAAGACGCGTTCGAGGTTCTTCTCCGTCTCGCCAATATATTTGCTGACGAGTCCCGACAGGTCGATCCGCCAGATCTCGTAGCCGGCGTGTCGTGAGATGATTCCCGCCGCCATCGTCTTGCCCGTGCCGGACGGACCGGTGAACAGCGCCGTCACCCCGCCACGCCGCCCGCGGCCTACGCTTGCAAAACCCCAGTCCTCGAAAATCCGGGCGCTATTGGCCATGGCGCCGGCGAAATCGCGCAAGGAATCATGGGTGGTCGGTGGCAGCACCAGGCTGTCCCAGTCGGCGTTTCGATCGAGCCGCGTGGCGAGTGGACCGAACGCAGCGCGGTTGATCTGTCCCGCCGCATCCATCAGCGCTTCGCCGTCGACGACATGCTCGGCCTGTCCGCGCATGGCCTGCAGGCTGAGCGAGCGGACCGCCCGGCCGATTTCCGCCGGCCCAAGCCGGTGACGACGGGCGACGCGGTCAAGATCGGCCTGCCGCGCGTCGAGCCCGGCGCTCGCGAGCGCCTCGCGCCAGCGATGCTGACGCGTTTCGCGGCAGTGTTCGCGATCGCGGATCACGAGCGGCGCGGCGTCCGCGCCAAAAGCGGTGAGCCAGGCGGCCTCATCGGGTGCGGAGACGAATACCGGAACATGCCCGTGCGCCAGCCGCGCGACGTCGCCATGCGCGGTTCCCGCCTCAGTGACCAGCAGCAATCCCGCGCGATGCAGCCGCGCGAGCATCACCAGATCGGCAAGGGTATCGGCGGACCATGTCTTTCCAGCTTGCGGCATCGTCGCGATCACGAGGCCCCGTCCAAGCCGCGCCAGCAGATCGAGGATCGCTTCGCGCTGCCCGATCCGGTCGGTGCCGGACATCAGGACGATTGGCCGTGCGGAAGGTGTGGCCATGACGACATCGAGATCGGCGAGCGCGTTGCGTTCCGACTGAACCTCGTTCCGGGGCACGATGGTGATGTCGGCGGGGAGTGCTTCGTCCCGCAGGAAGCTCGCAAGATAGGGATGAACGCGCAGGCCGTTGCGATCACGGCACCGCGTCCCGCCGGCCTCCTGCACCTGCAACATCAACCGTTCGCGGCAGAGCCGTCCATCCGGCGCCGCGGCACACTGAACGTCCGCGCCGCCGAGCCGCAATCCAAGATGCGCGGAGAACCAATTCAGCGTCGCATCGTCATGCAGCAAGGCATAGAGACTGGCATAGCGCGGATCGAGATCGGGTGCTGCCGCCGCCACCAACGCAAACGCTTCCGCTTGCTGAAGCCCGAAATGGGCCACGACGGTGCACCACATCGGGGGCAGATCATGGACCGTGAAATCGGCGATCGAGGCCGGCTCATCCATGGCAAGGAGCGCCTCCACGAGGTCGCACGGCGCGTTCGCCGATGCCGGCCGTCCGCCGAACCTTGCCGCAAGGCTTGCCGCCTCCTGCCTGATCCGGCGGTCGAGAATCTCTGGCACGAGGAATCTCATTCCACACTCCCGCGGCGAAGAACCAACTGCCGGTCATCGCGCAGCCAGATTTCGCGGTCACCGATGCGCGTGATGGCAAGCAGGATATCGAGCGGTGGTCGCGCCAGTTCGATCTCGATCCGCTTGCCGGCGATTCGCACGCTTCCTTCCGCGCGAAGCAGATTGCTCCAAAGGAACGGCGCGCTCGATCCGTCGAAGCCGGGCAGGCGTCCGGCAAATGCCCGTAGTGCGAGAAGCGCCGGACGGACCAGGCGCTGCGCGAGATCCGGTCCGACCAGCGCAGCGGCGCCCCCGATGAGCCATGCCGTTTCAGTCGCACGCGCGCGCCGCCAGATTTGCCGGCTGCGAATCCGCAACGGCGGCGGCGCCTTTCGTAAAGCGCGTTTGACCTGGCCAAGCGTCAGTCCGCTCGGAAGATCGAACAGCATCTGCCAGACCGGGTCGCGCCAGATCTGCGCGGCGCCGTCCGGACCGGCGACGGTCGCGAGCAACAGCAGTGTCAGCAATTGGTCCGGATCAGCGCCCTTCGGCGCCGCGCCGCGATGCATTCGATCCAGCGGCAGTTCGTCGACGAACGGCCAGAGCAGCGCGAGATTGGCAAAGGGCGTGAAATGCGAACCATCCTGCTTGCGGCGCGGTGACGTCGGCGCCACCGCATCGGCACCGACAAGTTTCGCAACGGCCTCGCGCCCCGCCACGCCGAGCCGGGTGTAGAGCGCCCGGGCGGCTTGCGGAAGGGGAGCTGCGACAATCGCCTCCGCTGCGACCGAAGCTTTCGGTCGTCTGGTCCGCTGCGCGTTACGCGTCTTCGCTGTGGCGAGTGCACCTGCGACAAGGTTGGCGGCGGTTGCGACGGCACCAAGCGGCATGTCGAGATCGCGCCCGCATGCTTCCATCATGAGCGTCAACGCCACGAGGGCGGGCTCATCTCGCGCGATGTGGGGCAGTGCGGCGAGTTGCAACAGCGCTGCTTCGGCCGCGGTGTCGGCCGGCGACGCGATCGTCCCGAGGAGGCGCTGCGCTTCGGCAACGCCCAGAACATGCGGAAGCCTGAGGCGCACGGGCTCGGCAAGACATCGCAGCGCCGCGTGCGCTTCCTCGATGTCGCGTTCGAGCACCGTGGCGATGGCGCGCGATCGCGCGAGCACGGACAGATTTTCGAACGGCGCAAACCACCAGCGATCGACGGGGGCGCCCTCGATCAGCGCAGCCAGATAGGCCGCAAGCCGCGCGGCGCGGCTTTCGAAGACGATCGTTCGTTCATCCGGCGTCCGCACCAGCGCATCGATCGCCACGCCAATCCTGCGGCCGAGTTCGAGGCCGATACGTTCGGGCGGAATGTCGCCGATCGCCGTGAGGTCGACTTCCAGGCGCCTTATATGGACGGCCTCGTGTCCTTCCATCCCCGGCGCCAGCGCCAGCCCCCGCTTGAGATCGCGCCGCGCCGCATCCGCAATCCTGTCCCGCAAGGCAGCGGGATCCCTCACGCCGGCGGCGGCGATCTCGAGCGAGAGACGGCCGATCGCAAGCTGCGTCATGTCAGTCTCCGATCCTGGCTGCGAGCTGCGCGAGTTCGCGGCGCAAATCGGCAATCTCGTTCGACTGCGCCTTGACGGCCCGGGCGACGAGACGGCCGACATCTGCCGCATGTAGTCCGACGGCAACCGCGACGGTCTCGCGCGTTCCGGCTGATACCGAGCCCAAGGCCCGGCCGACGATCAGGGGCGCAAGATCGCCCGCGGTCTCGTCGAAGCGGCGGCCGATACCATCGCCGCGACCGGATGGCTCGATCAGATCGCCCGGGGCGATCGGGCCGTCGAGTGCGAGCGGCACCTGTCCGACGAGTGCGATCTTCTCGAAGCCTGCGATGTCTGGCCGCCAGTTGCCGAGAACCGCCGGAGCTTCGCTGGTCGCGAACAGGGCTTCGGCGCCATCCGTCTGCAGCGACACATGGCCGTGCCGCAGTCCGACGATGCGGCACGCACCGATCGGCGCCTGGCCTGATTTGCGCGGCAGGCATTCGGCGAAATCCGCCGAGCTCGTGTTGAGGGTCACCTTGTTGGCAGCGCCGCTGGTGCCTTCGATGCCGCCGATCGCCGTGTTGCCGTTAAAGAACGTCACGAAATTGTTGTTTTCCGTTGCGACGCCGGCTGCGATCCTGAGGGCCAGCACGTCGGCATTGTCAGAACCATTGGTGTTCTCGATCAACGCAACATGGCTAGCGATGCTGGCAGCGGCGCCCGAGATCGAGTCCGCGACATGGAAACGTGCGATCGGCGATTGTGCGCCGATGCCGATCCCGACATTGCCGTTGTCGAACGTGACGGTGCGCGCGCCTTCGTTCCAGAGATAGCCGCGGTCTTCTCCGCGTTCCCATGACATCGCCATTCGCTGCGCGCCGTCTGCCAGGAGCGAGACCCTCGGTGAACCAACGCCTGCTGTGGTATCGATGCGCAGCTCGGGGCTCGATGCCTGCATGTGAAAAGGGACCGCCGGAGCGGCGATGCCAACGCCGACCCTTCCCGATGCATCGACCACGACACGGCTGGTTTCGCTCATGCCGGCATGAACGACGACCGCGCCGCCGGTCCGCTGCAGATCGAGATCAGAGGCCGCGCCGCCGGTTCGTGCGGCGATCTCGCCGGGGTCCAATCGGAGCTCCTCGCCGGAGGCGGGATCGGTGATCGTCACCTTGGAGGCCGGCGCGGTCGTGCCGATGCCGACATTGCCCTGGCTGGTGATCGTCATCCGCGTCGCCTGCGCGGTGCCGAAATCAAGGCTCGACGAAATGTGGTGATAGGTCACCCAGCCGGCCTTCCTTTCGGCCGCGGTTGCCGCGCCGGTGGCGAAATAGAGATTGGAATCGAAGCCGGGGTCGCATTTGAGGGTGATGCCGGAATTGGCCGCACTCGCCACGACGAGGTCGTTGCCGGTTCCGTCATAAGTCTCGGGCTCCATCGTCCGGAGGCCGAGATGGCCGGTATCGGTCAGCGTCATCCAGAAGGGCTGGTTCTGGACGGGATCGCCGCCATGCTCGAAGTGCAGCTTGCGCTTCGCTTTCTCGTACTCGATCCGCCCGTCGGTATTGGTCGGCGGCTGCTCGGTGAAGACCAGGCGGGAGGATTTATGCGCGGCGCTGGCGATGGCGACACGCGCTTCGTCGTCCGAGGTCACGAGCAGGTTGTTGTTGTCGAGATTGCCGGGCAGGCCGGGCCCGATGCCGGCGCGTCCCTTGCTGTCGACGATGAAGCGCGGGTCGAGATCGGCCGTGCCGGCGTCGAACGGCCCGACCGTGAAACGGTTCGCACCATCAGGCGCGGCCCCGATCGCGGTCTGGAGATCCTCGCCATTGGCGGCATTCTTCGCGGATGTGAATCGGCGCAGCCAGAGCGGCGCGTTGTTTTTTTCGGCGCCGGTTATGTCGCGCAGCTCGAGCCTGGTTCCCCATAGCCGCACGTCGCCGCGGGCGCGCGTGTGGCCCTCGATCCAGACAAGCTCCTTGCCGACGAAGCGCTGGCCGACCGCGGCGAGGTCGTCGACCGAAATCGCCGTCTTCTGCGCCAGGTCGTCGATGGATTGTCCGGCGGCGAGTTCGGCGCGGCGGTCCATCAGCCGGATCACGCCGTCGGCGGCAAGAACCTGCTCGGCGATCACGCCGACGTTGCGTCGCAGCGTGCGCGACAGGCGCATCGTCGGTTCGTCCGGCTCGACGAACTGCCCGGGCACACCGGCCTGCCAGACCACGGCGCCGACCGGAACCAGTGCGAACGCGGTGTCATCCGGGAAAAACTGGTGCGGTGCGGATTCGTCGAGCACGATCGGTGCTTGCGGGTCGAGCGTCAGCAGGAAGCGGCGCGGATCCTCCTCAGGCGTGCCCGCGATGACCACTCCGGCGGAGCGATCCTTCGGCTGGATCTTCGCGCCCACTTCGATGGCCACAGTCTCGCGGAGCCTGGCATAGGCTTCGTTTGCGTCCGAACAGCCTTCGAAGGTGACGCGATTGGCGCGCCAGGCCCGCGCATCGAAGCGCAGCCAGACCGGATAGACGCCGGAAGCAAGCCGCGACAGCCGGCCTGCGGGCACCGCCATTGGCGCGGCGACGACGAGCATCCGTCCGTAGAGATCGGTCGCAACCCCAGGCGTCACGAAATACTGCACCTCGCCACCGCTTGCGGTCGCCACGACTTCGCAGCCGGCATGCACGCCCCAGGAATGCGGACCGAGGGCTGCAATGCGCGAAAGATCGCGCGCGAAATCGATCGCGGCGGTCAGGTCCGCGGCGCCGAGCGTCTGGCCTTCGAAATAGATCGGGCGATCGGGGTTCGAGGCTGACATCGGTGTCTCTCCCTATTTCCGCCGGGGCTTGGCGGCGGCTTGCTTCGGTGCGGCGGTTTCCAGCACCGCAATCCGGTCGTTCTGCTCGGCGATTGTCTTGCGGAGCGCGGCGATCTCGGCGCCGAGGTCGCTGCTGCTCTGCGCGGCCGCGCCGGGTAACCGGATTCCCAGCGGCGCCATCATCGCATCGACCGGCGCCGCTTCGCGCAACGGTCGAACCAGTCCGGCGAAAACCCGGTTTGCCGCATCGAGGCGCGGCCCGGTCGTCTGCGCGCCGCGCGGCCCCGCCAGCACCGCCATCAGGTCATTGTCAGAGACGGCGCCAGGGCCGGCTTCAAAGACCGGTATCCCGCCGGCGCGCTTTGCCATCACGCTCGCCAGCGAGCGGGCCATGAAGGTCGTGCCGGCACTCATGCCTTGAGGATCTGTATCCATGGTTTTCGCCTTTGCCATTTCGGGGCTCGCTGCGGCGGCCTTTGGCACAGCGCCTTCCTCGCCCGAGACAGCATCGCTCGTTTTGGCGCCGTGTTTGTCGACATTGTCGAACAGGCCGAAGGCCTCGCAGCACATCAGATGGATGTATTCGCGGATGACAGCGATTTGAGGCAGCCAGCCGAGCCAGTAGTTCATGGCCGGCCATGTCACGAGCTGGCGCCGCAGCGGCGTCCAGTTGCAGACCGAGATGATCTCGCAATTGCCACGCCGGACCTTGACGACCGCGATCGGAATGCGCGGGTCCTCCGCTTCCGGGCAGGACGGCAGCATGGCCGAGCACAGGCAATCGAGCATCATCTCGAACATGATGATGATCAGTTCCTGTACGGCGATCTTGCTGGTCTGCTCGAAGGTCTGCTGATTGTCGGTCGGCGGAATGGGAATAGCCATCAGCCGGTCGATCAGCGAGCAATCGTGACCGCCACGGCGCATCAACAGGCGTTTCAGGTTGTTGCGTACGTCGCAGAACCAGCGGACGGCCTGCTGCCGGAAGGCGGCTTCATTCGCCGATCCGGAGGGGAGAGGCGGTATGGCGTCCTCGATCTCGCGCAGACAACATCGCAGCCGCTCGATGAAAGGCCCTTCCAACCCGTCAAGCCCGCCGCTGATCAGATGCGCGGGATCGCGCTGCGGATCTTTCGGCTTTTCGTCGGGCAAGCGGAAGACGTCGTAGCGGTATGATTCGCAGGTGTATTGCGGCACGCAGGCCGGCGGCGCACCGCGCCGGAGCACCGGCTCGGCGGAATTCGCAACATTCGTCACCGCCTTTGCCGGCGTCGCCGAACATCCGCAGCCGCAACCGCCTTTC includes these proteins:
- a CDS encoding ATP-binding protein, which codes for MRFLVPEILDRRIRQEAASLAARFGGRPASANAPCDLVEALLAMDEPASIADFTVHDLPPMWCTVVAHFGLQQAEAFALVAAAAPDLDPRYASLYALLHDDATLNWFSAHLGLRLGGADVQCAAAPDGRLCRERLMLQVQEAGGTRCRDRNGLRVHPYLASFLRDEALPADITIVPRNEVQSERNALADLDVVMATPSARPIVLMSGTDRIGQREAILDLLARLGRGLVIATMPQAGKTWSADTLADLVMLARLHRAGLLLVTEAGTAHGDVARLAHGHVPVFVSAPDEAAWLTAFGADAAPLVIRDREHCRETRQHRWREALASAGLDARQADLDRVARRHRLGPAEIGRAVRSLSLQAMRGQAEHVVDGEALMDAAGQINRAAFGPLATRLDRNADWDSLVLPPTTHDSLRDFAGAMANSARIFEDWGFASVGRGRRGGVTALFTGPSGTGKTMAAGIISRHAGYEIWRIDLSGLVSKYIGETEKNLERVFSAARASDVAILFDEADAIFGTRSEVKDAHDRYANIETAYLLQRLEDHDGPVILASNIAANIDQAFLRRLDFVIEFPVPDASLRTEIWRRSLPSEAPLGDDIDIAFLARQFTFTGGDIRSVTLDAAFRAARLGTAIDMALLLRSVSRQLAKHGRVPALAEFGRYRALMDQPVAREAAE